A stretch of Arthrobacter sunyaminii DNA encodes these proteins:
- the tsaD gene encoding tRNA (adenosine(37)-N6)-threonylcarbamoyltransferase complex transferase subunit TsaD, with protein sequence MNRTDPLVLGIESSCDETGVGIVRGDQLLTNTVSSSMDEHVRFGGVIPEIASRAHLDAFVPTLQQALDEAGVTLAEVDAIAVTSGPGLAGALMVGVCAAKALAVATGKPLYAINHLVAHVGVGVLDGGTLPDNLGALLVSGGHTEILRVKSLTGDVQLLGSTIDDAAGEAYDKVARILGLGYPGGPAIDKLARQGNPKAIRFPRGLTQPKYMGSAEEPGPHRYDWSFSGLKTAVARCVEAYEAAGEELPVADIAASFQEAVVDVITAKAVLACTEHGITNLLLGGGVAANSRLRELTRQRCEAKGISLRVPPISLCTDNGAMVAALGAQVVMAGAEPSGITFAPDPSMPVTSVHL encoded by the coding sequence ATGAACCGCACCGACCCCCTGGTGCTTGGCATCGAATCATCCTGTGACGAAACCGGAGTCGGGATTGTCCGCGGCGACCAGCTGCTGACCAACACCGTTTCCTCGTCGATGGATGAGCACGTCCGTTTTGGCGGCGTGATTCCGGAGATCGCCTCCCGTGCACATCTGGACGCCTTCGTGCCCACGCTGCAGCAGGCCCTGGACGAGGCCGGAGTAACCCTGGCCGAAGTGGATGCGATCGCCGTGACCTCCGGGCCGGGACTGGCCGGAGCACTGATGGTGGGTGTCTGCGCTGCCAAGGCGCTCGCCGTTGCCACAGGTAAGCCGCTGTACGCGATAAATCACCTGGTGGCCCATGTGGGCGTGGGCGTGCTCGACGGCGGAACCCTGCCGGACAATCTCGGCGCCCTGCTGGTATCCGGGGGCCACACGGAGATCCTGCGCGTGAAGTCGCTGACCGGTGATGTGCAGCTGCTCGGTTCCACCATCGATGACGCTGCCGGCGAAGCCTATGACAAGGTTGCCCGCATCCTTGGGCTCGGTTATCCGGGCGGACCGGCCATCGACAAGCTGGCCCGGCAGGGAAATCCCAAGGCCATCCGTTTTCCCCGCGGACTGACTCAGCCCAAGTACATGGGTTCTGCAGAAGAGCCCGGCCCGCACCGCTATGACTGGTCCTTCTCGGGACTGAAGACTGCAGTTGCCCGCTGCGTTGAAGCATATGAAGCTGCGGGTGAAGAACTTCCCGTGGCCGACATTGCTGCTTCCTTCCAGGAAGCCGTGGTGGATGTCATCACCGCCAAGGCGGTCCTTGCCTGCACGGAACACGGCATCACAAATCTCCTGCTGGGCGGGGGAGTGGCGGCCAACTCCCGGCTCCGCGAGCTGACGAGGCAGCGCTGCGAGGCCAAGGGCATTTCCCTGCGCGTGCCGCCCATTTCCCTGTGCACGGACAACGGTGCAATGGTTGCTGCCCTGGGGGCGCAAGTGGTGATGGCGGGGGCCGAGCCCTCGGGTATCACTTTCGCGCCGGATCCATCCATGCCGGTCACGAGCGTCCATCTCTAA
- the tsaE gene encoding tRNA (adenosine(37)-N6)-threonylcarbamoyltransferase complex ATPase subunit type 1 TsaE: MSGEFADTGAAEPVWEEEIRTTDALQTQAVAEQLGHRLAAGDLLLLTGELGAGKTTFTQGLGRGLGVRPGIISPTFVLMRIHPSLADGPDLVHVDAYRLGSSGEIDDIDLENTMDTSVTVVEWGRGLVEHLSDSRLEVTLLRPTGGGTVGGQETGHPVQEAAGLSFEYDDDPDEERVIRFAAYGPRWKDNRLS; encoded by the coding sequence ATGAGTGGAGAGTTCGCTGACACCGGCGCAGCTGAACCCGTATGGGAAGAAGAAATCCGCACTACGGATGCCCTGCAGACACAGGCCGTGGCCGAGCAGCTGGGTCACCGGCTGGCCGCAGGTGACCTCCTGCTGCTGACGGGCGAACTCGGAGCCGGTAAAACCACTTTCACCCAGGGCCTGGGCCGCGGGCTCGGTGTCCGGCCCGGAATCATTTCCCCAACCTTCGTGCTGATGCGCATCCATCCGAGCCTGGCGGACGGACCCGATCTGGTGCACGTGGATGCCTACCGGCTCGGGTCCAGCGGTGAGATTGATGACATTGACCTGGAAAACACGATGGATACCTCCGTCACCGTGGTCGAGTGGGGCCGGGGCCTGGTGGAACACCTGTCGGACAGCCGGCTGGAGGTGACGCTCCTGCGTCCCACCGGCGGCGGCACCGTGGGTGGGCAGGAGACAGGCCACCCGGTGCAGGAAGCCGCCGGCCTGAGCTTCGAGTACGACGATGATCCTGATGAAGAACGGGTGATCCGGTTCGCCGCCTACGGCCCGCGGTGGAAGGACAACCGCCTTTCCTGA
- the rimI gene encoding ribosomal protein S18-alanine N-acetyltransferase yields the protein MTVDDIAAVDALERALFPVDAWPLQMFYDELNQADTRSYYVAVDSRGTVIGYAGLMCVLPIADVQTIAVAPEAEGAGIGSALLTTLIEEAKARGADDVLLEVRADNPRAQRLYRWFGFEQIHIRPRYYRDGADALIMRLDLSTWNGSPHATTKDPK from the coding sequence ATGACCGTTGACGATATCGCCGCCGTGGACGCACTCGAGCGGGCCCTGTTCCCGGTGGATGCGTGGCCGCTGCAAATGTTCTACGACGAGCTGAACCAAGCAGATACCCGTTCCTATTACGTCGCCGTGGACAGCCGCGGCACGGTGATTGGGTACGCCGGACTCATGTGCGTGCTGCCCATAGCCGATGTGCAGACCATCGCCGTCGCGCCCGAGGCTGAAGGCGCCGGCATCGGCTCTGCACTCCTGACCACGCTCATCGAAGAGGCCAAAGCCCGCGGAGCTGACGACGTGCTGCTGGAAGTGCGGGCGGACAACCCCCGGGCCCAGCGGCTCTACCGCTGGTTCGGATTCGAGCAAATCCACATCCGTCCGCGCTACTACCGTGACGGCGCCGACGCACTCATCATGCGGCTGGACCTTTCCACGTGGAACGGGTCCCCGCACGCAACAACGAAGGACCCGAAATGA
- the mgrA gene encoding L-glyceraldehyde 3-phosphate reductase — protein sequence MTYIAAENRYDSMPYRRVGRSGLQLPAVSLGLWHNFGDDKNFETQRAILRRAFDLGVTHFDLANNYGPPYGSAETNFGRHFKDDFRPYRDELVISSKAGYDMWPGPYGNWGSRKYLLASLDQSLERMGLDYVDIFYSHRPDPETPLEETMGALDTAVRSGRALYAGISSYSPEKTIEAARILRDMGTPLLIHQPSYSMLNRWVEQGDPNLFAALEEAGAGSIAFSPLAQGLLTSKYLNGVPEDSRAAAGKSLEKSQLSEDNLRRVRALNDLAESRGQTLAQMAIAWVLRPQSGGGAVTSALVGASSVRQLEDSLAAVNRLDFTAEELASIDEYAVDSNINLWASALDA from the coding sequence ATGACCTACATTGCTGCGGAAAACCGCTACGATTCCATGCCCTACCGCCGCGTCGGACGCAGCGGGCTGCAGCTGCCCGCTGTATCGCTTGGACTGTGGCACAACTTTGGCGACGATAAGAACTTCGAGACCCAGCGTGCCATCCTGCGCCGGGCGTTTGATCTGGGCGTGACCCATTTCGATCTGGCGAACAACTACGGCCCGCCCTACGGCTCGGCGGAAACCAACTTTGGACGCCATTTCAAGGACGATTTCCGTCCGTACCGGGATGAACTGGTCATCTCCTCGAAGGCGGGCTACGACATGTGGCCCGGTCCCTACGGCAACTGGGGGTCCCGCAAGTACCTGCTCGCGAGCCTGGACCAGTCCCTGGAACGCATGGGCCTGGACTACGTGGACATTTTCTACAGCCACCGTCCCGATCCCGAGACGCCGCTGGAAGAGACCATGGGAGCACTGGACACCGCCGTGCGCTCCGGCCGGGCCCTGTACGCCGGCATCTCGTCCTACTCGCCGGAGAAGACCATTGAAGCTGCGCGGATCCTGCGCGACATGGGAACTCCGCTGCTGATTCACCAGCCCTCCTACTCCATGCTGAACCGCTGGGTTGAGCAGGGGGACCCGAACCTGTTCGCTGCTTTGGAGGAAGCCGGGGCGGGCTCCATCGCCTTCAGCCCGTTGGCGCAGGGTCTGCTGACCAGCAAGTACCTGAACGGGGTGCCCGAGGATTCCCGCGCCGCGGCCGGGAAATCGCTGGAGAAGTCCCAGCTGTCCGAGGACAACCTGCGGCGGGTGCGGGCACTGAACGACCTGGCGGAATCCCGCGGCCAGACGCTGGCCCAGATGGCTATTGCCTGGGTGCTGCGGCCGCAGTCCGGAGGCGGTGCCGTCACATCGGCGCTGGTGGGTGCCTCCAGCGTCCGTCAGCTTGAGGACAGCCTTGCGGCAGTGAATCGCCTCGACTTCACCGCCGAGGAACTGGCCAGCATCGACGAGTATGCGGTGGACTCCAACATCAATTTGTGGGCCTCGGCTCTGGACGCCTAA
- the alr gene encoding alanine racemase: MNDQQVPPPAERLALIDLAAVRHNVRHFVRLTSPARVMAIVKADAYGHGAEQVARAALEAGATWLGVAHISEALALRSAGISAPILAWLHTVDTPFAEAVAANVDLGLSGWELESVVAAARELQIPARVHLKIDTGLGRNGCPEDKWEAFVGRALAYQEEGLLRVVGIFSHFSVADEPERPETDLQLEKFRTAVAVAEDAGVDHEVRHIANTPAALSRPDSHFDMVRVGLGMYGLSPFPEQSPDELGLRPAMTLKTTIANCKEVPAGQGVSYGLRYTTQEPTTLALVPLGYADGVPRVGTGGPVWVDGNVYPVVGRIAMDQMVIDLKATGIAGTGKDLVGREAVLFGGVGMPSVDEWAEACGSINYEIITRISSRVQRKYTDSEEAGL, encoded by the coding sequence GTGAACGACCAACAAGTACCTCCTCCCGCTGAACGCCTCGCCCTCATAGATCTAGCCGCCGTGCGGCACAACGTCCGCCACTTTGTCCGGCTCACCAGTCCGGCCCGCGTGATGGCAATCGTCAAGGCTGATGCGTACGGCCACGGCGCGGAGCAGGTGGCACGCGCAGCATTGGAAGCCGGAGCCACTTGGCTTGGTGTCGCCCATATTTCCGAAGCGCTCGCGCTGCGAAGCGCCGGCATCTCAGCTCCGATTCTGGCCTGGCTGCATACCGTGGACACCCCCTTTGCCGAGGCAGTGGCTGCCAACGTTGATTTGGGACTTTCGGGATGGGAACTGGAGTCAGTCGTGGCCGCTGCACGGGAACTGCAGATTCCGGCACGGGTGCACCTGAAGATCGACACCGGCCTTGGCCGCAACGGCTGCCCCGAGGACAAATGGGAAGCGTTCGTTGGCCGGGCCCTGGCCTATCAGGAGGAGGGGCTGCTGCGCGTCGTCGGAATCTTCTCCCACTTTTCCGTGGCAGATGAACCGGAAAGGCCGGAGACTGACCTGCAGCTGGAGAAGTTCCGCACCGCCGTGGCAGTTGCCGAAGACGCCGGAGTGGACCATGAAGTGCGGCACATCGCTAACACTCCCGCAGCACTTTCCCGCCCCGATTCCCACTTTGACATGGTGCGGGTTGGGTTGGGCATGTACGGTCTGTCGCCCTTTCCGGAGCAGTCACCCGACGAGCTGGGCCTGCGCCCGGCCATGACCCTGAAGACCACCATCGCCAACTGCAAGGAGGTTCCCGCCGGGCAGGGTGTGTCCTATGGGCTTCGTTACACCACGCAGGAGCCCACCACACTGGCGCTGGTTCCCTTGGGCTATGCCGACGGCGTCCCCCGCGTGGGCACGGGCGGTCCCGTTTGGGTGGACGGCAATGTTTACCCGGTAGTCGGCCGGATAGCCATGGACCAGATGGTGATAGACCTTAAGGCCACCGGCATTGCAGGAACCGGCAAAGACCTCGTGGGCCGGGAAGCAGTGCTGTTCGGCGGTGTGGGAATGCCTTCCGTGGATGAATGGGCGGAGGCCTGCGGAAGCATCAACTACGAGATCATTACCAGGATCAGCTCCCGCGTTCAGCGTAAGTACACCGATTCCGAGGAGGCCGGGCTATGA
- the tsaB gene encoding tRNA (adenosine(37)-N6)-threonylcarbamoyltransferase complex dimerization subunit type 1 TsaB: MLILSIDTSAIASAALLTGEGETLAAFATQDTRSHAEVLAPGIRNLMETAGVTAADIDAVVVGVGPGPFTGLRSGIATARTLGFAWQKPVHGVMSLDAIAADAALDAWRLGIDEFVVATDARRKEVYWAHYRSTGGTPELLAGPFVSDPAEVPDLPAYGAGAGLYPEVLRGVADFAGTQPTAEALGRTAVVRLVRGLPLLDSTPLYLRESDAKVPGPRKRAL; the protein is encoded by the coding sequence GTGCTTATTCTCTCTATTGACACCTCCGCTATTGCCAGTGCGGCACTGCTGACCGGGGAAGGGGAGACCCTGGCCGCGTTCGCCACGCAGGACACCCGTTCCCACGCCGAAGTGCTGGCACCGGGTATCCGGAACCTGATGGAAACAGCGGGCGTCACCGCCGCTGACATCGACGCCGTAGTGGTGGGAGTTGGTCCCGGACCGTTTACGGGGCTCCGCTCCGGCATTGCCACAGCGCGTACCCTCGGCTTCGCGTGGCAGAAACCCGTGCATGGAGTGATGAGCCTGGACGCGATTGCGGCTGACGCAGCCCTGGACGCCTGGCGGCTGGGCATTGACGAATTTGTCGTGGCCACCGATGCCCGGCGCAAGGAAGTCTACTGGGCGCATTACCGCAGCACCGGAGGGACACCCGAACTCCTGGCCGGGCCGTTCGTGAGCGATCCAGCAGAGGTGCCGGACCTGCCGGCCTACGGTGCCGGGGCCGGGTTGTACCCTGAGGTCCTGCGCGGTGTCGCTGACTTTGCCGGCACCCAGCCCACCGCGGAAGCCCTCGGCCGCACCGCCGTCGTGCGGCTGGTCCGCGGCCTTCCACTGCTGGACAGCACTCCGCTGTACCTGCGCGAATCCGATGCCAAGGTGCCAGGCCCGCGGAAGCGCGCGCTGTGA
- the treZ gene encoding malto-oligosyltrehalose trehalohydrolase: protein MRTNFDVWAPKAGTMTLLADGRKLSMSRGENGWWHAQHAELTGDIDYGYLIDDAQTPVPDPRSRRQPEGVHALSRTFDPDEYQWHDADWKSPGLDGSAIYELHIGTFTPEGTLDAAIGKLGYLVDLGVRYVELLPVNAFNGTHNWGYDGVLWYAVQETYGGPEAYQRFVDAAHQAGLGVIQDVVYNHLGPSGNYLPMFGPYLTEGKSNTWGDSVNLDGPLSDTVRQYIVDNVLMWFRDYHVDGLRLDAVHALHDERAIHILEEIAQETEKCARGLGKPLFLIAESDLNDPRLISPRNLNGYGLDGQWSDDFHHAAHTNLTGENGGYYEDFDSLGALAKVLRDGFFHDSGFSSFRGRAHGRPINKDVITARQLVTCIQNHDQIGNRAAGDRLSASLGYPQLALAAVLNLTSPFTPMIFMGEEFGASTPWQFFTSHPEPELGKATAEGRLREFERMGWDPDTVPNPQDPSTFANSKLDWSEVEEGDHAKLHALYQQLLTLRRDRLDLMDPDLRSVSVDFDEVGRWLVLQRGDTAVVLNFAGDSREIPLPISSPQLLLETAPAELYEDGVQLPAYGAAVLATSNGRM, encoded by the coding sequence ATGAGGACGAATTTCGACGTATGGGCGCCCAAAGCCGGCACGATGACGCTGCTGGCCGACGGCCGCAAATTGTCCATGAGCCGCGGCGAAAACGGCTGGTGGCATGCCCAGCACGCCGAACTCACCGGGGACATTGATTACGGGTACCTGATTGACGACGCGCAGACGCCGGTTCCGGATCCCCGGTCCCGGCGCCAGCCCGAGGGCGTCCATGCGCTGTCACGCACGTTCGATCCGGACGAATACCAGTGGCATGATGCGGACTGGAAATCGCCGGGCCTGGACGGCAGCGCCATCTACGAGCTGCATATCGGTACGTTCACGCCGGAAGGCACCCTGGACGCGGCCATCGGCAAGCTCGGCTACCTGGTGGACCTGGGTGTTCGGTATGTGGAACTGCTGCCGGTGAATGCTTTCAACGGAACCCACAACTGGGGTTACGACGGCGTGCTCTGGTACGCCGTGCAGGAAACCTACGGCGGTCCCGAGGCATACCAGCGGTTCGTTGACGCCGCGCATCAAGCAGGACTCGGAGTCATCCAGGACGTGGTGTACAACCACCTCGGACCCAGCGGCAACTACCTCCCGATGTTTGGTCCGTACCTCACGGAAGGCAAATCCAACACCTGGGGCGATTCGGTAAATCTGGACGGCCCGCTCTCTGACACCGTCCGGCAGTACATTGTGGACAACGTGCTGATGTGGTTCCGCGACTACCACGTGGACGGACTGCGCCTGGATGCGGTGCATGCGCTGCACGACGAGCGCGCCATCCACATCCTGGAAGAGATAGCGCAGGAAACCGAAAAGTGCGCGCGCGGTCTCGGCAAGCCGCTGTTCCTGATCGCCGAATCTGACCTGAACGATCCCCGGCTGATCAGTCCGCGGAACCTGAACGGCTACGGGCTGGACGGCCAATGGTCTGATGATTTCCACCATGCCGCACATACCAACCTCACCGGGGAAAACGGGGGTTATTACGAGGACTTCGATTCCCTCGGCGCCCTGGCCAAGGTGCTGCGGGACGGGTTCTTCCATGACAGCGGTTTCTCCTCCTTCCGTGGCCGTGCCCACGGAAGGCCCATCAACAAAGACGTGATCACTGCCCGGCAGCTTGTGACCTGCATTCAAAATCACGACCAGATTGGCAACCGGGCGGCCGGGGACAGGCTCAGCGCGAGCCTGGGTTATCCGCAGCTGGCGCTTGCCGCAGTGCTGAACCTGACCTCCCCGTTTACGCCGATGATCTTCATGGGCGAAGAATTCGGTGCCTCCACGCCCTGGCAGTTCTTTACCTCCCACCCGGAACCGGAGCTGGGCAAGGCAACGGCGGAAGGCCGGCTGCGGGAGTTTGAGCGGATGGGCTGGGACCCGGACACGGTGCCCAACCCCCAGGACCCGTCAACCTTCGCCAATTCAAAGCTGGACTGGTCCGAGGTTGAAGAGGGTGACCATGCGAAGCTGCATGCTTTGTACCAGCAGCTCCTGACGCTTCGCCGTGACCGTCTTGATCTGATGGACCCGGATCTCCGCAGCGTCAGCGTGGACTTCGACGAAGTGGGCCGGTGGCTTGTCCTGCAACGGGGAGACACCGCCGTCGTACTGAATTTCGCGGGCGATTCCCGCGAGATCCCCCTTCCGATCAGCTCTCCGCAGCTGCTGCTGGAGACGGCACCCGCGGAGCTGTATGAAGACGGTGTGCAGCTGCCCGCTTACGGCGCTGCCGTCCTCGCGACATCGAATGGCAGGATGTAA
- the treY gene encoding malto-oligosyltrehalose synthase, whose amino-acid sequence MRTPLSTYRLQIRPSFTLFDAAELVPYLKDLGVDWIYLSPILTAEPGSDHGYDVVDPTAVDPARGGAEGLKSLSAAAHAAGMGVLVDIVPNHMGVATPARNDWWWSLLKEGRGSRYAEAFDVDWDAAGGKLRLPVLGDGDNELEQLKLVNDELHYYDNRYPVAPGTASDGDSAVDVHARQHYELVNWRRADNELNYRRFFGVNTLAGIRVEEPWVFDESHAEIKRWFDEGLVDGLRIDHPDGLADPKGYLARLRKLTGGAYILVEKILEPGETLPRNWETEGTTGYDALADIDRLFVDPAGEGTLTAMVPVEPYADMIHGTKRGIADQLLHSEVQRLVRLLPSDSGLEPETAADALAELLACFPVYRSYLPDGAGYLTDAVIAATVRRPDLAAALTTLGGLLNPLGAGETNDVSLQALGELAVRFQQTSGMVMAKGVEDTAFYRYSRLTSLNEVGADPAHFAVAPSDLHSKMLRRQLEQPAAMTALTTHDTKRSEDTRARISVLSEIPDEWNETFTALESLAPMGDVPMANLLWQAIIGAWPLSRERAHAYAEKASREASSSTTWTAPNAEFEERMHAAVDAAFDNPEVTDRIEALVERILSAGYSNSLSAKLLQLTMPGVPDVYQGTEFWDRSLVDPDNRREVDYARRRAVAESLAGGTVQAPDLDEEAAAKLLVTMRALQLKRGRPELFSRYVPVAVEGTAAEHLFAFDRGGAITAVTRLPLGMERAGGWRDTAVVLDAGTYRDVLTGRMLESSGRLAAADLFEIYPVALLVREDGE is encoded by the coding sequence ATGAGGACCCCGCTGTCCACCTACCGCCTGCAGATCCGGCCGTCGTTCACGCTGTTCGACGCCGCCGAGCTGGTCCCGTATTTGAAGGATCTGGGGGTCGACTGGATTTACCTGTCACCGATCCTGACCGCCGAACCGGGTTCGGACCACGGTTACGACGTGGTTGACCCGACGGCGGTGGATCCTGCCCGCGGCGGCGCCGAAGGGCTGAAGTCCCTCTCCGCCGCCGCCCATGCCGCCGGCATGGGGGTGCTGGTGGACATTGTGCCCAACCACATGGGGGTCGCCACCCCCGCGCGGAATGACTGGTGGTGGTCGCTCCTGAAGGAAGGCCGGGGTTCCCGGTACGCCGAAGCTTTCGACGTCGACTGGGACGCGGCAGGCGGAAAACTCCGCCTGCCCGTCCTGGGCGACGGCGACAACGAGCTGGAGCAGCTGAAACTGGTCAACGACGAGCTGCACTACTACGACAACCGATACCCGGTGGCGCCGGGAACGGCGTCCGACGGCGATTCGGCCGTGGACGTCCACGCCCGCCAGCACTACGAACTGGTGAACTGGCGGCGGGCAGACAATGAACTGAACTACCGCCGCTTCTTCGGCGTGAACACCCTCGCCGGCATCCGCGTGGAGGAGCCCTGGGTCTTCGACGAATCCCACGCGGAGATCAAGCGCTGGTTTGATGAAGGACTCGTGGATGGTCTGCGGATCGACCATCCGGACGGGCTGGCCGACCCCAAGGGCTATCTGGCCCGGCTGCGGAAACTGACCGGGGGTGCCTACATCCTGGTGGAAAAGATCCTGGAGCCGGGGGAGACGCTGCCCCGGAACTGGGAAACAGAAGGAACCACCGGATATGACGCGCTGGCGGACATCGACCGGCTTTTCGTTGACCCGGCAGGCGAGGGCACCTTGACGGCCATGGTGCCCGTGGAACCGTACGCGGACATGATCCACGGCACCAAACGCGGCATCGCCGATCAGCTGCTGCACTCGGAAGTGCAGCGCCTGGTCCGGCTGCTGCCGTCGGACTCCGGGCTGGAACCGGAGACCGCAGCGGATGCACTCGCGGAACTGCTGGCCTGCTTTCCGGTGTACCGCAGTTACCTCCCGGACGGGGCAGGATATTTGACCGATGCCGTCATCGCGGCCACCGTGCGCCGGCCGGACCTGGCTGCTGCCCTGACTACCCTGGGCGGGCTGCTGAATCCGCTGGGAGCAGGGGAAACGAATGACGTCTCCCTCCAGGCCCTGGGCGAGCTTGCGGTGCGCTTCCAGCAGACCTCCGGCATGGTGATGGCCAAGGGCGTGGAAGACACTGCGTTCTACCGTTACTCACGCCTGACCTCGCTGAACGAGGTGGGTGCGGATCCGGCACATTTCGCGGTGGCACCGTCGGACCTGCACAGCAAGATGCTGCGCCGGCAGCTGGAGCAGCCCGCTGCCATGACCGCGCTGACGACGCATGACACCAAGCGCAGCGAAGACACCCGCGCCCGGATTTCGGTCCTTTCGGAGATTCCCGACGAGTGGAATGAAACCTTCACCGCTCTGGAGTCCCTGGCACCCATGGGAGATGTGCCGATGGCCAACCTGCTGTGGCAGGCGATCATCGGTGCCTGGCCGCTCAGCCGTGAGCGTGCCCATGCCTACGCTGAAAAGGCTTCGCGCGAAGCGTCGAGCAGCACCACGTGGACTGCACCCAACGCCGAGTTCGAAGAGCGCATGCACGCAGCCGTTGACGCCGCCTTCGACAACCCTGAGGTCACCGACCGCATTGAAGCGCTCGTGGAGCGGATCCTTAGTGCCGGCTACTCGAACTCCCTTTCCGCCAAGCTCCTGCAGCTGACCATGCCCGGGGTTCCGGATGTCTATCAGGGCACCGAGTTCTGGGACCGGTCGCTCGTCGATCCGGACAACCGGCGCGAAGTGGATTACGCCCGGCGCCGCGCCGTTGCCGAATCCCTGGCCGGCGGCACCGTGCAGGCACCGGACCTGGACGAAGAAGCAGCCGCCAAGCTGCTCGTCACCATGCGGGCACTGCAGCTCAAGCGCGGGCGCCCGGAGCTTTTCAGCCGCTACGTCCCCGTAGCGGTGGAAGGTACGGCGGCAGAGCATCTCTTTGCCTTCGACCGGGGCGGAGCCATTACAGCTGTCACCCGGCTGCCGCTCGGAATGGAGCGTGCCGGCGGATGGCGGGACACCGCCGTCGTGCTTGATGCGGGAACCTACCGTGACGTGCTCACGGGCCGGATGCTCGAAAGCAGCGGCCGGCTGGCGGCCGCGGATCTGTTTGAAATCTATCCGGTGGCACTACTCGTTCGGGAGGACGGCGAATGA